Proteins from a single region of Hydra vulgaris chromosome 12, alternate assembly HydraT2T_AEP:
- the LOC136088671 gene encoding uncharacterized protein LOC136088671 gives MENIVFQRDAVCCCCWQMFGARSKSLSSVNSTVEEMMKLFVYSGYSLDVCSYPNVICSGCQRNLYLLKAGKPHRGLWGEKIAKIEWRMMTRTASSSIIHTKEVPNILNSNVSSKLCSRCFSTVAQGYLHNCSSLSAVENLILLALSLGNLQAEQVASGIIKAKMKTDKIANGEQFILSSGGNPLTITVGCPDNKAKRRSVKQVSLQMIKELQIVLELSLNKTGVLISTLRKGMGSKSAVENNIFGKMSDLEESLSHFYQVEKVNFLDSTDGTSIKDLVFVQNTSSFILDLINQRSLDPQSAFVRISMDGGGGFMKVIVNVFDVNENTTSNLYLNSGVQRCQILSIVEDVQESNFNLRIILEKLNLQDVKFSAAFDLKCANAVFGISSHAGKKACLWCEGDSSEVCGKLRTLGSLDYWYQRYTVENSSRKSNMKHFMNVIYPRILYLDEDPETLIQHLVPPPELHILIGIVTTLGCLLMDLWPGFDNFLKNNGVLQRGYQGRGWDGNNSNQILKCVDELEKVVLYEYPDLVPIVQCLKDFKVVKDSCFGRTLELEYQQAILKFKNSFLSAQEIADILGKKLSISWKVHILLCHVQPFVEYHNCGLSKFAEQCGESIHSKFKPTWNRFKRKVANKEYGERLLSSVIDFNGRRVSYV, from the exons atggaaaatattgtttttcaacGAGATGCTGTATGCTGCTGTTGTTGGCAAATGTTTGGAGCCAGATCAAAGTCTTTAAGTAGTGTAAATTCAACTGTAGAAGAAATGATGAAGTTGTTTGTTTATTCAGGATATTCTCTGGATGTGTGCAGCTATCCTAATGTTATATGTTCTGGTTGTCAGAGAAATCTCTACCTACTAAAGGCTGGAAAACCTCATCGAGGTTTATGGGGAGAAAAGATTGCTAAA atTGAATGGAGGATGATGACAAGAACAGCTTCATCTTCAATAATTCATACCAAAGAAGTTCCTAATATATTAAACTCAAATGTGTCTTCCAAATTATGTAGTAGATGTTTTTCAACTGTTGCACAAGGATATTTACACAACTGCTCTTCTTTATCTGCAGTAGAGAACCTGATCTTATTAGCATTAAGTCTAGGAAATTTGCAAGCAGAGCAAGTTGCGTCTGgtataataaaagcaaaaatgaaGACTGACAAAATTGCAAATGGGGaacaatttattttgtcttCTGGCGGAAACCCATTGACGATTACAGTTGGATGTCCTGATAACAAAGCAAAGAGAAG GTCAGTAAAACAAGTATCTCTTCAGATGATTAAGGAACTTCAAATAGTGTTAGAACTTTCCCTGAATAAAACAGGGGTATTGATATCTACTCTTCGAAAAGGAATGGGAAGTAAGTCAGCAGtagaaaacaacatttttggaaaaatgagTGACCTAGAAGAGTCTTTATCTCATTTTTATCAAGTAGAAAAG gTCAACTTCCTTGATAGTACTGATGGTACTTCTATAAAAGACCTTGTTTTTGTTCAAAACACATCTAGTTTTATTCTAGATTTAATAAATCAACGTAGTCTTGATCCTCAATCAGCTTTTGTTCGTATTTCTATGGATGGAGGAGGTGGTTTCATGAAGGtcattgtaaatgtttttgatgttaatgAAAATACTACttcaaatttatacttaaacaGTGGTGTACAACGCTGTCAAATCCTCTCCATAGTTGAAGATGTGCAAGAATCAAACTtcaatttaagaataattttagaGAAACTAAATTTACAAGATGTTAAGTTTTCAGCAGCTTTTGATTTGAAATGTGCTAATGCAGTTTTTGGAATTTCAAGCCATGCAGGAAAAAAAGCTTGTCTTTGGTGTGAAGGAGACTCAAGTGAAGTTTGTGGTAAACTGCGAACACTTGGAAGCCTTGACTATTGGTATCAAAGATACACGGTAGAAAATAGTTCAAGGAAATCCaatatgaaacattttatgaatGTGATATATCCAAGAATTCTCTACCTCGATGAAGATCCAGAAACACTAATCCAACATTTAGTACCTCCACCTGAATTACATATCCTGATAGGAATAGTAACTACACTGGGATGTTTATTAATGGATCTTTGGCCAggatttgataattttttgaaaaataatggtGTACTACAGAGAGGATATCAAGGTAGAGGTTGGGATGGGAATAATTCAAACCAGATACTAAAGTGTGTTGATGAGTtggaaaaagttgttttgtatgAATATCCTGATCTTGTGCCAATTGTTCagtgtttaaaagattttaaggtTGTAAAAGATTCTTGTTTCGGTAGAACACTTGAGCTTGAGTATCAGCAGGCCATTCTAAAATTTAAGAACTCCTTTTTATCTGCTCAAGAAATTGCTGACATACTTGggaaaaaactttcaattagTTGGAAAGTACATATACTCTTATGTCATGTGCAACCTTTTGTTGAATACCACAATTGTGGCTTGTCTAAGTTTGCTGAACAATGCGGAGAATCAATTCATTCAAAATTCAAACCAACATGGAACAGGTTCAAGCGAAAAGTTGCAAACAAAGAATATGGCGAAAGACTCCTCTCTTCTGTGATTGACTTTAACGGAAGAAGAGTTAGTTATGTTTAG